A stretch of Vespula vulgaris chromosome 15, iyVesVulg1.1, whole genome shotgun sequence DNA encodes these proteins:
- the LOC127069393 gene encoding plasminogen activator inhibitor 1 RNA-binding protein produces the protein MENQYSITVTNKFGNASAWDESEDPQLYLQKLQEAKKKDKVSEKENKSKQSDTQKSTGNKTQKNRVIKDAQQQVSKVQDVKKDQGEKKLSQPRITGGDRSVKFSGESREERNNRRNREDGERTVRNQGEIRRGPSGEGRETREFRNSNENQRGDYNERRGRGGMRGMGRGRGGSRGGRGGYDNRGKREFDRQSGSDKTGIKPIDKKDGAGSHNWGTHNDEIEESLNQENQDWTNDKPEAEVTPAPTETKEGGETPADTSTEEKPQEEESRELTLDEWKRRQNTRAKPQYNLRKAGEGEDLSRWKKMYALERKKEGSDEEEEAEEEFDAAAEFPQRAGRQKRVLGIEIQFSDSRRGSGGRGRGGRGGRGERANGRGFGNRGAPRDNDSRGSALQTSQNEQRSPRGRQNAPKVDDENDFPSLG, from the exons ATGGAAAATCAATACAGCATTACTGTAACAAATAAGTTTGGAAATGCTTCTGCCTGGGATGAGTCAGAGGATCCCCAACTATACTTGCAAAAGTTGCAAGAAgctaagaaaaaagacaaggtttcggaaaaggaaaataagagtAAGCAGTCCGATACACAAAAGTCTACTGGTAATAAGACGCAAAAAAATCGTGTGATAAAAGATGCTCAGCAGCAAGTATCGAAAGTCCAGGATGTAAAGAAAGATCAAG GTGAGAAGAAGTTATCTCAACCGAGGATAACTGGCGGAGATCGCAGTGTAAAGTTCTCCGGAGAGTCTAGAGAAGAGCGCAACAACAGACGTAATCGcgaagatggagaaagaacAGTTCGTAACCAAGGAGAGATCAGACGTGGACCCAGCGG GGAGGGTCGTGAAACACGCGAATTTCGAAATTCTAACGAGAATCAACGCGGTGATTATAACGAGCGCAGAGGACGCGGAGGTATGCGTGGAATGGGTCGAGGCCGTGGAGGATCACGTGGAGGTAGAGGTGGCTATGATAATCGTGGAAAACGCGAGTTTGATCGCCAATCAGGATCCGATAAAAC TGGCATTAAGccaattgataaaaaagatggTGCTGGCAGCCATAACTGGGGAACCCATAATGATGAAATAGA GGAAAGTTTGAATCAAGAGAACCAAGATTGGACAAATGACAAACCTGAAGCAGAAGTTACTCCGGCACCGACCGAGActaaagaaggaggagaaacaCCAGCGGATACTTCCACCGAAGAGAAACCTCAAGAAGAAGAGTCACGTGAGTTGACTTTGGATGAATGGAAACGCCGACAAAATACAAGGGCAAAGCCTCAGTATAACTTGCGCAAAGCTGGTGAGGGCGAAGATTTATCCCGTTGGAAGAAAATGTATGCTCTTGAACGGAAGAAAGAAGGTtctgatgaagaagaagaggcagAAGAGGAATTCGATGCAGCTGCGGAATTTCCTCAACGTGCTGGAAGGCAAAAACGTGTTTTAGGCATTGAAATCCAATTTAGCGATTCTCGACGTGGTTCTGGTGGACGTGGACGAGGAGGACGTGGTGGACGCGGCGAACGCGCCAACGGGCGTGGATTCGGAAATCGCGGTGCACCTAGAGACAACGATTCTCGTGGTTCTGCC TTGCAGACATCACAGAATGAACAAAGGTCACCACGTGGTCGCCAAAACGCTCCGAAAGTAGATGATGAAAACGACTTCCCTTCATTGGGATAA
- the LOC127069397 gene encoding integrator complex subunit 12-like isoform X2, with amino-acid sequence MSQLELDPQFTQGLRLLHSTNKDSAEQLRALLDEIIKQKYGPSKMLSNVLHKKYMMEEPVLSDHSSSSSSKKSKSSSKHSSKSSKNSSPVNLPARDTPPEIIQSDDTLALEILEDDLTCVICKGMDVGARNRLVECVECHSLYHQECHVPHILDSQIDVPRLVWYCSNCTKSQTPKERSSPKTVIESKSKEQKKSNSSSKYSEKYKSSSNNVNQSQPINRNSFPSGIGGGTKITPNIHIISADKRLKDMMKKAKQEKRSTNSNANAKNSSSASPASSSGKSSQEKSVMYKIKSGVE; translated from the exons ATGTCACAATTAGAATTAGATCCTCAATTTACACAAGGCTTAAGACTTTTACATTCTACAAACAAAGATTCTGCTGAACAGTTAAGGGCGCTTTtagatgaaataattaaacagaAGTATGGTCCATCTAAAATGCTTTCTAATGTGTTGCACAAaaag tatATGATGGAAGAACCAGTATTAAGCGATcacagtagtagtagcagtagtaaaaagagtaaaagttCTTCTAAACATTCGAGTAAATCGAGTAAAAACAGTTCTCCAGTTAATTTACCGGCACGGGATACTCCTCCAGAGATCATTCAATCAGATGACACGTTAGCATTAGAAATTTTAGAAGATGATTTAACTTGTGTAATTTGTAAAGGAATGGACGTTGGAGCAAGAAACAGACTGGTCGAATGCGTAGAATGTCATTCTTTGTATCATCAAGAATGTCATGTTCCACATATATTGGATTCACAAATAGACGTTCCAAGACTGGTGTGGTATTGCTCGAACTGTACAAAGTCTCAG ACaccaaaagaaagaagttcaCCAAAGACTGTAATAGAGAGTAAATctaaagagcaaaaaaaatctaattcaA gCTCGAAGTACtcagaaaaatacaaatcatCATCAAATAATGTAAATCAATCACAACctattaatagaaatagtTTTCCATCTGGCATAGGTGGTGGAACGAAGATAACACCGAACATTCATATCATTAGTGCAGATAAGAGATTGAAGGATATGATGAAAAAGGCAAAACAAGAGAAGCGTAGTACAAACAGCAATGCAAATGCCAAAAATTCCTCTTCTGCTTCACCAGCGAGTTCTTCAGGGAAATCTTCTCAGGAAAAATCTGTAATGTACAAAATCAAGTCAGGAGTGGAGTGA
- the LOC127069379 gene encoding plexin-B: MRFLEYRTFSISSIFSPCLLQPSFHGSLFSSMSVATWFLVVLVTAAIDTPASTTVPPQENKSPHITAQFPAEESQQYGFYALDPNTTREGALRFNHLAIDPMTKRLYIGAVNRLLQLDSNLKLEEHVSTGPILDNPQCHATGCSSRDTTTLMNNVNKLLIADLESRTLIACGSLRQGACEKYKMSNISIKPEFIPLSVAANDETSSTYAFIGQSYNPWGKTNILYVGTTFTNRGDYRHDVPAISSRNLRNLEFAEFSFNKQSIVYIDVKYRDHFLVKYVYGFNASDYAYFVLVQKQSYLPEQEELGYTSRLARICISDQNYDSYTEVTLQCMVDLGDGKQHLYNLVQDAKVASAGSDLAMQLGISVGDPVFVSVFSPSKGITNEPLSRSAVCIYSLQDIETKFNENIHMCFNGTIKYRNMGYVSGPIQDGKCPSAGNTGNILNFCEVGLKISGVSPIVSQAILHFPDTFVTSVTVANTESHTIAFFGTDDGILKKVLLSATEAFVYESIVIDKDQRLLPDTAISPDGEHIYVLSTSRISKVKVEHCNSYTNCSSCLDAKDPYCGWCSLEKRCTVRGDCQKASHSSPRWLSLGTGQQCIDFEQVFPDHLPINQMITVQLTIRTLPELPAGANYKCVFGNAEPIDALMTGFGLSCPTPSISERPNILDGTDHVLVPLSVRSSETNKDFVSRNFAFFDCSRHTVCTECVKSQWACSWCVYDNKCTHNTSCQGIISGENNQAHLAAHGAQYCPRFIPQKEPLMLPNSVPKEIILEVENLPHPQVGHSGFQCIVTIEGANLKVQARVDSNRFIVCDKTVYSYEAFTGKYKAEVTVVWNTNHYVDQTKIILYKCEVLGSHREHADCSLCLTRDPRFECTWCGNSCVYKHSCLHSPFAECPKPRIDMIKPLSGPIEGGTLVTIEGSNLGLKKIDVEGKIHIGETPCTLVDYEVSVRIVCRTGRHEATDTASVVVGNDAGFTESAVLFNYKDIRLTGIYPSVGPQSGGTQLAITGMYLNIGSTISAYLDELPCHVNATQASSTRLTCVTSKSGRVRRIHKLTLSIDGANRTLVNNPFNYTHDPTIMEIKPLKSFASGGRMITVHGTNLDTIQKPEMEVYFDTEPTPVNRTVCTVLNPTQMECPSPSVAGRFVSLHRNERTATGSHSISHSIRLKESQLSFKIAFIMDNVESVRDLEKHFQSLRNRLLYVEDPKFFPFPRNVKLYKGDTLVIEGENLNYASDESDVNVTVGMMPCNVTSLALSQLVCTPPDQQPDHTDELGIKTENGLPLVVVRVGRSLRFPIGYLHYEVIKSYPIPPEAIAGIAAGTFGLIFLFVLVLVIYRRKSTQAEREYKRIQIQMDTLESNVRMECKQAFAELQTDMTDLTADLESSGIPTLDHKNYIMKVFFPGVIDHPILNDPRSRSNVSRTNYDAAMVQFEQLINNKYFVLTFIETLEAQKDFNIRDKVNVASLLMVVLMGKMEYATDILMNLLLRLIEKAVNTKHPQLMLRRTESVVEKMLTNWMALCMYNYLKDYAGSSLFLLFKAIKHQIEKGPVDVITHDARYSLSEERLLREQIEHSVVTLHVVQDDLDEKIQCKVLDCDTISQVKSKILDALYKNTPFSLRPSVHDVDLEWRHGRGGHLTLQDEDLTTKCSGEWKKINTLAHYGVKESAVMSLIPRQNDGFPVPCKLPCHACKPSHYHHQQQPIHHHGHHHHLHRHANHCSSTHLPSAPNHSLISPIMYNHPVSGCYFDSQHSPPIITANGDVESGHGGNQRLYHLVRPIEEVHYPPGMGFTSNKHHHPERTHKAIPEIFLTRLLSTKGTVQKFVDDFLNTILTANEALPSAVKWLFDLLDEAAKQHGIVDPEVAHAWKSNSLPLRFWVNFIKNPDFMFDINKSTTVDSSLSVIAQTFMDSCSMTEHRLGKDSPSNKLLFAKDIPHYREKVGRFYTDVQRLPQITDQEMSSAMQQLSASHANEFDVIVALRELYMYVSKYYEQILEALETDAGCRKLHLAHKLENVACTLQGEETNAC; this comes from the exons ATGAGATTCCTGGAATATagaacattttctatttcatcgatattttcaCCGTGCTTGCTGCAACCGTCCTTCCATGGATCATTATTTTCGTCCATGTCTGTTGCCACTTGGTTTTTAGTGGTATTGGTAACCGCAGCAATAGACACCCCTGCCAGTACTACTGTACCACCGCAAGAGAATAAATCACCACACATTACTGCACAGTTTCCTGCAGAAGAAAGTCAACAATATGGATTTTATGCCTTAGATCCAAATACAACGAGAGAAGGTGCCCTAAGATTTAATCATCTAGCCATAGATCCTATGACAAAAAGACTCTATATTGGAGCTGTTAACAGGCTTTTACAGCTTGATTCCAACCTGAAGCTTGAAGAACATGTTTCAACAG GACCAATATTGGATAATCCCCAGTGTCATGCCACAGGCTGCTCTTCAAGAGATACAACCACACTAATGAACAATGTAAACAAGCTTCTTATTGCTGACCTTGAATCACGAACCTTAATCGCATGTGGTTCCCTTCGTCAAGGTGCTTGTGAAAAGTACAAAATGTCGAACATATCCATTAAGCCAGAGTTTATTCCTCTCAGTGTAGCAGCTAACGACGAAACTTCTTCTACATATGCTTTCATTGGTCAAAGTTATAATCCATGGGGAAAGACAAATATCCTGTATGTAGGTACAACATTTACCAATAGAGGAGACTATCGTCATGACGTACCTGCTATTTCGAGCAGAAATCTTCGTAATTTAGAGTTTGCAGAATTTTCGTTTAACAAACAATCGATAGTATATATCGATGTTAAATATAGAGATCATTTTTTAGTCAAATACGTTTATGGGTTTAATGCAAGTGATTATGCATACTTTGTATTAGTACAGAAACAATCTTATCTTCCTGAACAAGAAGAATTGGGATATACATCTAGATTGGCAAGGATTTGTATAAGTGATCAAAATTATGATAGTTACACGGAAGTGACTTTACAATGTATGGTAGATTTAGGAGATGGAAAGCAACATCTTTATAATTTGGTACAAGATGCTAAAGTAGCGTCAGCAGGAAGCGATTTAGCTATGCAGCTTGGTATATCCGTTGGTGATCCTGTGTTTGTTTCTGTGTTCTCTCCGAGTAAAGGTATCACAAACGAACCTTTGTCTCGTTCAGCAGTCTGTATCTACAGTCTACAGGATATAGAGACGAAATTTAATGAGAACATTCATATGTGTTTCAATGGTACTATCAAATACCGCAACATGGGTTACGTGAGTGGTCCGATACAAGATGGAAAATGTCCTTCGGCCGGT AACACTGGGAATATCCTTAATTTTTGTGAAGTGGGCTTGAAAATTTCTGGTGTGTCACCCATTGTAAGTCAAgcaattttacattttcctgATACGTTTGTGACTTCTGTGACTGTAGCAAATACAGAGAGTCATACAATAGCATTTTTTGGAACTGACGAcggtatattaaaaaaagttttgcTTTCTGCAACTGAAGCGTTCGTTTATGAAAGCATTGTAATTGACAAAGATCAAAGATTATTACCTGACACAGCGATCTCACCCGATGGggaacatatatacgtattgtCAACTTCAAGAATCTCAAAAGTCAAAGTGGAGCACTGTAACAGTTATACTAATTGCAGTAGTTGTCTTGATGCAAAGGATCCTTACTGTGGCTGGTGTTCTTTAGAAAAAAG GTGTACGGTAAGAGGTGACTGTCAGAAAGCAAGTCATAGTAGCCCAAGATGGTTATCCTTAGGCACTGGTCAACAATGTATTGATTTCGAACAAGTCTTTCCCGATCATTTGCCTATCAATCAGATGATTACGGTTCAGTTAACGATTAGAACATTACCTGAATTGCCAGCAGGTGCCAATTACAAATGCGTTTTTGGCAATGCAGAACCAATTGATGCATTGATGACTGGTTTTGGTCTTTCCTGTCCTACACCATCCATCTCTGAGAGGCCTAATATACTTGATGGAACTGATCACGTTCTTGTGCCATTATCTGTACGTTCAAGCGAAACCAATAAGGATTTCGTTTCTCGAAATTTTGCATTTTTCGATTGCTCTAGGCACACCGTATGTACAGAGTGTGTCAAATCTCAATGGGCATGCAGTTGGTgtgtatatgataataaatgtacGCACAATACAAGCTGCCAAGGTATAATATCAGGAGAAAAT AATCAAGCACATCTTGCTGCACACGGAGCTCAGTATTGCCCTAGATTCATACCACAGAAGGAACCATTGATGTTGCCAAACAGTGTACCTAAAGAAATCATTTTAGAAGTAGAAAATTTACCACATCCGCAAGTAGGGCACAGTGGTTTTCAGTGTATCGTTACGATAGAAGGAGCCAATTTAAAGGTGCAAGCAAGAGTCGACAGCAATCGTTTTATAGTTTGTGACAAAACTGTTTATTCTTACGAAGCATTCACGGGAAAGTATAAAGCCGAAGTGACCGTCGTTTGGAATACCAATCATTACGTAGATCAGACTAAAATAATTCTCTATAAATGTGAAGTACTTGGATCGCATAGGGAACACGCAGACTGTTCGCTCTGTCTAACGAGAGATCCTCGATTTGAATGTACATGGTGTGGAAATAGTTGCGTGTATAAACATTCTTGTTTACATTCACCGTTTGCAGAATGTCCAAAACCAAGAATAGACATGATCAAACCTCTAAGCGGGCCAATCGAAGGTGGTACGCTAGTTACCATAGAAGGCAGTAATTTAggattaaagaaaattgacgTCGAAGGGAAAATACATATTGGCGAAACCCCATGTACTTTGGTAGATTATGAAGTGTCTGTTCGTATCGTCTGTCGAACAGGACGACACGAAGCAACGGATACAGCTTCCGTTGTTGTCGGTAATGACGCTGGATTTACAGAAAGTGCAGTGTTGTTTAATTACAAGGACATACGCCTGACTGGTATTTATCCATCCGTTGGTCCACAAAGTGGTGGTACACAGCTTGCCATTACtggtatgtatttaaatatcggGAGTACGATATCTGCGTATTTGGACGAATTACCATGTCATGTAAATGCAACGCAAGCAAGTAGTACAAGATTGACTTGCGTTACAAGTAAATCTGGTCGTGTTAGGAGGATTCACAAGTTAACTTTATCCATTGATGGAGCGAATCGTACATTGGTAAATAATCCATTCAATTACACGCACGATCCTACTATAATGGAGATCAAACCATTGAAAAGCTTTGCTTCTGGTGGGCGAATGATAACCGTTCATGGCACGAATTTGGATACCATCCAAAAGCCAGAAATGGAAGTTTATTTTGATACCGAACCTACACCAGTAAATCGTACCGTTTGTACGGTATTAAATCCAACGCAAATGGAATGTCCAAGTCCTAGCGTTGCCGGAAGATTCGTATCTCTTCATCGCAACGAACGTACGGCAACAGGTAGTCATAGTATCTCGCATTCGATAAGACTTAAAGAATCTCAATTATCCTTTAAAATTGCATTTATTATGGACAACGTGGAAAGTGTCCGGGACTTGGAAAAGCATTTCCAAAGCCTCAGAAATCGATTGCTATACGTCGAGGATCCAAAGTTTTTTCCATTTCCGCGTAACGTTAAGTTGTACAAAGGAGATACATTGGTCATCGAAGGGGAGAATCTTAATTATGCGAGCGACGAGTCCGATGTAAATGTTACCGTGGGTATGATGCCATGTAACGTTACTTCACTTGCTTTGTCCCAATTGGTCTGCACGCCGCCGGATCAACAGCCCGATCATACGGATGAGCTTggaataaaaacagaaaacggTTTGCCCTTGGTTGTGGTACGCGTTGGAAGGAGTTTACGATTTCCCATTGGGTATCTTCATTACGAAGTTATCAAATCCTATCCGATACCACCGGAAGCAATTGCAGGTATCGCTGCTGGTACTTTTGGTCTTATATTCTTATTCGTTTTGGTCTTGGTCATTTATAGAAGGAAGAGCACGCAAGCCGAAAGGGAATATAAAAGGATTCAAATACAGATGGACACTCTCGAAAGTAACGTTAGAATGGAGTGTAAGCAGGCGTTTGCCGAATTGCAAACCGACATGACAGACCTAACAGCGGATCTCGAATCGTCCGGCATACCGACGCTCGACCATAAGAATTACATCATGAAGGTCTTTTTCCCTGGGGTTATAGATCATCCGATATTGAATGATCCACGATCACGCAGCAATGTCTCTCGCACAAATTATGACGCCGCAATGGTGCAATTCGAACAactaatcaataataaatattttgtattgaCATTCATTGAAACTTTAGAGGCACAAAAGGACTTCAATATTAGAGACAAAGTTAACGTCGCTTCGTTATTGATGGTAGTGTTAATGGGCAAAATGGAATATGCGACTGATATACTTATGAATTTATTGCTCAGACTGATCGAGAAAGCAGTTAATACGAAGCATCCACAACTTATGTTGAGGAGGACGGAGTCTGTAGTGGAAAAAATGCTTACGAATTGGATGGCGCtttgtatgtataattatctGAAAGATTACGCAGGttcatcgttatttttattattcaaagcTATAAAGCATCAAATAGAGAAAGGTCCCGTGGACGTTATAACGCACGACGCTCGTTACTCCTTGTCAGAGGAAAGACTTTTGCGAGAACAAATCGAGCACAGTGTTGTGACTTTGCATGTTGTACAAgacgatctggacgaaaaaattcAATGCAAAGTTTTAGATTGCGACACGATAAGTCAAGTGAAATCCAAAATTCTAGATGCCCTTTACAAGAATACTCCTTTTTCGTTAAGGCCGTCCGTTCACGATGTAGATCTAGAATGGAGACATGGCCGCGGTGGTCATTTAACGCTTCAAGACGAAGATCTGACTACCAAGTGCAGCGGTGAATGGAAGAAGATAAATACATTAGCTCATTATGGCGTTAAGGAATCTGCAGTGATGTCTCTTATTCCTAGACAAAACGATGGCTTTCCTGTTCCTTGTAAACTACCCTGTCACGCATGCAAGCCGTCTCATTATCACCATCAACAACAACCGATTCATCATCATggccatcatcatcatttacATCGACATGCGAATCATTGCTCGTCCACTCACCTTCCATCCGCGCCGAATCACAGCTTAATAAGTCCTATAATGTATAATCATCCCGTTAGTGGCTGTTACTTCGATTCTCAACATTCACCCCCGATAATAACGGCAAACGGTGATGTTGAGAGTGGACACGGGGGTAATCAACGATTATACCATTTGGTGAGGCCTATAGAAGAAGTACATTACCCTCCTGGAATGGGTTTCACGAGTAATAAACACCATCATCCTGAACGAACGCACAAAGCTATTCCCGAGATATTCTTAACGAGATTGCTTTCAACGAAAGGCACTGTCCAAAAGTTCGTTGACGACTTTCTGAATACGATATTGACAGCTAATGAAGCACTGCCTAGTGCTGTTAAATGGTTATTTGATCTACTCGACGAAGCTGCCAAGCAACATGGTATTGTAGATCCAGAAGTGGCGCACGCGTGGAAATCCAATAGTTTGCCATTAAGATTTTGggtgaattttattaaaaatccaGACTTCATGTTCGATATAAACAAGTCTACGACAGTCGACTCGAGCCTTTCTGTAATAGCGCAGACATTTATGGACTCGTGCTCCATGACAGAGCACAGATTGGGCAAAGATTCTCCGTcgaataaattactttttgcCAAGGATATACCACATTACAGAGAAAAGGTCGGTCGTTTCTATACGGATGTACAGAGGCTGCCACAGATCACGGATCAGGAGATGTCTAGTGCCATGCAACAATTGAGTGCATCTCATGCAAATGAATTTGACGTAATTGTAGCATTGAGAGAATTGTACATGTATGTCAGCAAGTATTACGAACAA ATCTTAGAGGCCTTGGAGACAGACGCAGGCTGTCGCAAATTACACCTAGCACATAAACTAGAAAATGTAGCGTGCACGCTCCAAGGGGAAGAGACTAATGCCTGCTGA
- the LOC127069397 gene encoding integrator complex subunit 12-like isoform X3, whose protein sequence is MVFFYRLIYINNRMSQLELDPQFTQGLRLLHSTNKDSAEQLRALLDEIIKQKYGPSKMLSNVLHKKYMMEEPVLSDHSSSSSSKKSKSSSKHSSKSSKNSSPVNLPARDTPPEIIQSDDTLALEILEDDLTCVICKGMDVGARNRLVECVECHSLYHQECHVPHILDSQIDVPRLVWYCSNCTKSQTPKERSSPKTVIESKSKEQKKSNSSGGTKITPNIHIISADKRLKDMMKKAKQEKRSTNSNANAKNSSSASPASSSGKSSQEKSVMYKIKSGVE, encoded by the exons atggtgtttttttacagattaatatatattaataacagaATGTCACAATTAGAATTAGATCCTCAATTTACACAAGGCTTAAGACTTTTACATTCTACAAACAAAGATTCTGCTGAACAGTTAAGGGCGCTTTtagatgaaataattaaacagaAGTATGGTCCATCTAAAATGCTTTCTAATGTGTTGCACAAaaag tatATGATGGAAGAACCAGTATTAAGCGATcacagtagtagtagcagtagtaaaaagagtaaaagttCTTCTAAACATTCGAGTAAATCGAGTAAAAACAGTTCTCCAGTTAATTTACCGGCACGGGATACTCCTCCAGAGATCATTCAATCAGATGACACGTTAGCATTAGAAATTTTAGAAGATGATTTAACTTGTGTAATTTGTAAAGGAATGGACGTTGGAGCAAGAAACAGACTGGTCGAATGCGTAGAATGTCATTCTTTGTATCATCAAGAATGTCATGTTCCACATATATTGGATTCACAAATAGACGTTCCAAGACTGGTGTGGTATTGCTCGAACTGTACAAAGTCTCAG ACaccaaaagaaagaagttcaCCAAAGACTGTAATAGAGAGTAAATctaaagagcaaaaaaaatctaattcaA GTGGTGGAACGAAGATAACACCGAACATTCATATCATTAGTGCAGATAAGAGATTGAAGGATATGATGAAAAAGGCAAAACAAGAGAAGCGTAGTACAAACAGCAATGCAAATGCCAAAAATTCCTCTTCTGCTTCACCAGCGAGTTCTTCAGGGAAATCTTCTCAGGAAAAATCTGTAATGTACAAAATCAAGTCAGGAGTGGAGTGA
- the LOC127069397 gene encoding integrator complex subunit 12-like isoform X1, which produces MVFFYRLIYINNRMSQLELDPQFTQGLRLLHSTNKDSAEQLRALLDEIIKQKYGPSKMLSNVLHKKYMMEEPVLSDHSSSSSSKKSKSSSKHSSKSSKNSSPVNLPARDTPPEIIQSDDTLALEILEDDLTCVICKGMDVGARNRLVECVECHSLYHQECHVPHILDSQIDVPRLVWYCSNCTKSQTPKERSSPKTVIESKSKEQKKSNSSSKYSEKYKSSSNNVNQSQPINRNSFPSGIGGGTKITPNIHIISADKRLKDMMKKAKQEKRSTNSNANAKNSSSASPASSSGKSSQEKSVMYKIKSGVE; this is translated from the exons atggtgtttttttacagattaatatatattaataacagaATGTCACAATTAGAATTAGATCCTCAATTTACACAAGGCTTAAGACTTTTACATTCTACAAACAAAGATTCTGCTGAACAGTTAAGGGCGCTTTtagatgaaataattaaacagaAGTATGGTCCATCTAAAATGCTTTCTAATGTGTTGCACAAaaag tatATGATGGAAGAACCAGTATTAAGCGATcacagtagtagtagcagtagtaaaaagagtaaaagttCTTCTAAACATTCGAGTAAATCGAGTAAAAACAGTTCTCCAGTTAATTTACCGGCACGGGATACTCCTCCAGAGATCATTCAATCAGATGACACGTTAGCATTAGAAATTTTAGAAGATGATTTAACTTGTGTAATTTGTAAAGGAATGGACGTTGGAGCAAGAAACAGACTGGTCGAATGCGTAGAATGTCATTCTTTGTATCATCAAGAATGTCATGTTCCACATATATTGGATTCACAAATAGACGTTCCAAGACTGGTGTGGTATTGCTCGAACTGTACAAAGTCTCAG ACaccaaaagaaagaagttcaCCAAAGACTGTAATAGAGAGTAAATctaaagagcaaaaaaaatctaattcaA gCTCGAAGTACtcagaaaaatacaaatcatCATCAAATAATGTAAATCAATCACAACctattaatagaaatagtTTTCCATCTGGCATAGGTGGTGGAACGAAGATAACACCGAACATTCATATCATTAGTGCAGATAAGAGATTGAAGGATATGATGAAAAAGGCAAAACAAGAGAAGCGTAGTACAAACAGCAATGCAAATGCCAAAAATTCCTCTTCTGCTTCACCAGCGAGTTCTTCAGGGAAATCTTCTCAGGAAAAATCTGTAATGTACAAAATCAAGTCAGGAGTGGAGTGA